Proteins encoded within one genomic window of Jiangella mangrovi:
- a CDS encoding HNH endonuclease signature motif containing protein, with the protein MFDSTPSPVRGHPVAAALDAVESAISSVEDAPMWGLGSDELARLTVAHEALSARLATLGLGLVREADRRGLGTSVGATSTSDWLRDRLRLDHGVAKGRVELAALLDVDAQLLGVAGIVHDAASSEVIGAGHGAGYPDPAADGTGRADAGVAAAEPVTAAAAATVTADDRARSGLGIPVAALAELTPAARRYLPCTAWALRAGTISVEHAQVIQRALKRLPASIDTLTWAEAEAFLAVQATRHDPRNLARLGSHLATAVTGAHELARQHERETAGPQPTGADAPGSGERLDNDRPEERAEATTMFGFVDNGDGTVRAYGCFSAEAADLITTALAPLAAPNPAADGTPDPRAHATRTGEALIELCKRAMDHGDLLPGARGARPHITVIASLPTLRQQPGCPKAVSMWGTPITPEALRRLACDAGVSRVLTSPDGVPLEVGRQYRTVTPGQWVALVARDKGCAFPGCSRPAAWTQAHHIEHWADGGATDLNNLVLLCGHHHRSVHHRGWTVRVGADGHPEFIPPPWIDPGRQPRRNTYHRVVDALGTVPWRVDLQATLRETGSPKHPPDHVRAA; encoded by the coding sequence ATGTTCGATTCGACTCCTTCTCCTGTGCGTGGTCACCCGGTGGCCGCGGCGCTGGACGCTGTGGAGTCGGCGATCTCGAGCGTCGAGGATGCGCCCATGTGGGGCCTTGGCTCCGACGAGTTGGCGCGGCTCACGGTGGCCCACGAGGCCCTCTCCGCGCGCCTCGCAACGCTGGGGCTGGGGCTGGTCCGCGAGGCCGATCGCCGCGGGCTCGGCACATCGGTCGGTGCGACGTCGACGTCGGACTGGCTGCGCGATCGGCTGCGGCTCGACCACGGTGTGGCGAAGGGACGGGTCGAGCTGGCCGCACTGCTGGACGTGGACGCCCAGTTGCTCGGCGTCGCCGGCATCGTGCACGACGCTGCCAGCAGCGAGGTGATCGGTGCCGGTCACGGTGCCGGCTATCCGGATCCGGCAGCTGATGGAACAGGTCGGGCCGATGCAGGCGTCGCCGCCGCCGAGCCGGTGACCGCTGCTGCCGCTGCCACGGTCACAGCCGACGACCGCGCCCGGAGTGGTCTGGGCATACCCGTGGCGGCCCTGGCGGAGTTGACGCCGGCCGCTCGCCGGTACCTGCCGTGCACGGCATGGGCGCTGCGGGCCGGCACCATCTCCGTCGAGCACGCCCAGGTCATCCAGCGCGCGCTCAAGAGGTTGCCGGCCTCGATCGATACCCTCACGTGGGCCGAGGCCGAAGCGTTCCTCGCCGTGCAGGCCACCCGCCACGATCCCCGCAACCTCGCCCGCCTCGGCTCCCACCTGGCCACGGCCGTCACCGGCGCACACGAGCTGGCCCGCCAGCACGAGCGGGAGACAGCAGGCCCGCAGCCGACCGGCGCCGACGCGCCGGGCTCCGGTGAGCGTCTGGACAACGACCGGCCCGAAGAGCGGGCCGAGGCCACGACGATGTTCGGCTTCGTGGACAACGGCGACGGCACGGTCCGGGCCTACGGCTGCTTCTCAGCCGAGGCGGCCGATCTCATCACGACGGCCCTGGCCCCGCTGGCCGCGCCCAACCCCGCCGCCGACGGCACCCCGGATCCGCGCGCACACGCCACCCGGACCGGTGAGGCGCTCATCGAGCTGTGCAAGCGAGCCATGGACCACGGCGACCTCCTGCCCGGCGCGCGTGGCGCCCGGCCGCACATCACCGTCATCGCGTCGCTGCCGACCCTGCGTCAGCAGCCCGGCTGCCCGAAAGCGGTGTCCATGTGGGGCACGCCGATCACCCCCGAAGCGCTGCGCCGGCTGGCCTGTGACGCCGGCGTGTCCCGCGTGCTCACCAGCCCGGACGGAGTCCCGCTCGAGGTGGGCCGGCAGTACCGAACCGTGACACCCGGACAGTGGGTCGCGCTCGTGGCCCGTGACAAGGGATGCGCGTTCCCCGGCTGCTCCCGCCCGGCCGCCTGGACCCAGGCACACCACATCGAGCACTGGGCCGACGGCGGCGCCACCGACCTGAACAACCTCGTGCTGCTCTGCGGACACCACCACCGCAGCGTCCACCACCGCGGCTGGACCGTGCGCGTCGGCGCCGACGGCCACCCCGAGTTCATCCCGCCACCGTGGATCGACCCCGGCCGGCAACCACGACGCAACACCTACCACCGGGTCGTCGACGCCCTCGGCACTGTGCCGTGGCGTGTCGACCTGCAAGCCACGCTGCGCGAAACCGGCTCGCCCAAGCATCCACCCGACCACGTCCGAGCAGCCTGA